In Deinococcus sp. QL22, the following are encoded in one genomic region:
- a CDS encoding TrkA family potassium uptake protein — translation MKTKQCLVIGLGRFGTAVATTLYEMGHEVVAIDQHEENVERVMNLVTHAAVVDASDERALRAIGASEFDVVVVAIGTDVQANILATMNAKSLGAPYVVTKAIDEMARRVLERIGADLVIRPEHDMGVRLARQIATPNIVDTLDLGGDYAIVEIEANERLRGTLRDLNLTGRFNVQIIAISRGGKVEVTPRAEDDLRPHDKLVVIGTAHNLDDLRRYLGE, via the coding sequence ATGAAAACCAAACAGTGTTTAGTGATCGGCCTGGGCCGCTTCGGAACAGCGGTGGCCACCACCCTCTACGAAATGGGCCATGAAGTCGTCGCCATCGATCAGCACGAAGAAAACGTAGAGCGCGTGATGAACCTTGTGACCCACGCGGCAGTCGTGGACGCCAGCGACGAGCGGGCTTTGCGGGCCATCGGTGCGTCTGAATTCGACGTGGTGGTGGTCGCCATCGGCACCGATGTGCAGGCGAACATTCTGGCGACCATGAACGCCAAGAGTCTGGGTGCGCCCTACGTGGTCACCAAAGCGATTGATGAAATGGCGCGCCGCGTGCTGGAGCGCATCGGCGCAGATCTGGTCATTCGGCCTGAACATGACATGGGTGTGCGCCTGGCCCGCCAAATTGCCACCCCAAATATCGTGGATACGCTGGACTTGGGCGGCGACTACGCCATCGTAGAAATCGAAGCCAATGAGCGGCTGCGTGGCACGCTGCGCGACCTGAACCTCACGGGCCGCTTTAACGTGCAGATTATTGCCATCAGTCGGGGCGGAAAAGTGGAAGTGACGCCCCGCGCCGAAGACGACCTGCGCCCACACGACAAGCTGGTGGTTATCGGCACGGCACACAATCTGGACGATTTGCGGCGATATCTGGGCGAGTGA